The following proteins are encoded in a genomic region of Lactiplantibacillus plantarum:
- a CDS encoding peptide chain release factor 3: MNKTELTAAVNTRRTFAIISHPDAGKTTITEQMLLFGGVVRQAGTVKARKSGNFAKSDWMEIEKKRGISVTSSVMQFDYDGKRINILDTPGHEDFSEDTYRTLMAVDSAVMVIDSAKGIEPQTKKLFQICKMRGIPIFTFMNKLDRDGREPLDLLNEVEEVLGIETYPMNWPMGMGKGLKGLYDRYNHRVELYHNEAHGETFLPLDENGELDPSNELTKDSIYRDTLDEVELINEAGNDFDEAKVMAGDMTPVFFGSALTNFGVETFLKTYLQYAPKPAAHKTRDDQVVQPTDDEFAGFVFKIQANMNPNHRDRIAFVRICSGEFDRGMDVVLQRTGKKMRLNNSTQFMADTRETVETAVAGDIVGLYDTGNFQIGDTIYAGKNAVQFEKLPQFTPELFMRVTAKNVMKQKSFHKGIEQLVQEGAVQLYTSYSTGDYILGAVGQLQFEVFKFRMQNEYNSEVVMEPMGSKTARWIDPEQLDEKMSSSRNLLVKDRYGAPLFLFENAFAERWFADKYPDVKLTSKL, from the coding sequence CACCATTACGGAACAAATGTTATTGTTTGGTGGCGTTGTTCGTCAGGCCGGAACGGTTAAAGCCCGTAAAAGTGGGAACTTTGCCAAGTCTGACTGGATGGAAATTGAAAAGAAGCGGGGAATCTCAGTAACGAGTTCCGTGATGCAATTCGATTACGATGGCAAACGGATCAACATCTTGGACACGCCCGGACATGAGGATTTCTCGGAAGACACTTATCGGACTTTGATGGCGGTTGATTCCGCTGTCATGGTCATTGACTCGGCTAAGGGGATCGAACCACAAACGAAGAAGTTATTCCAAATTTGTAAGATGCGGGGCATTCCGATCTTTACGTTCATGAACAAGTTGGACCGTGATGGTCGCGAACCATTGGACTTGTTGAACGAAGTCGAAGAAGTCCTCGGAATCGAAACTTATCCAATGAACTGGCCAATGGGTATGGGTAAGGGCTTAAAGGGCTTATACGATCGTTACAATCACCGTGTGGAACTTTATCATAATGAAGCTCATGGCGAAACGTTCTTACCACTAGACGAGAACGGTGAGCTTGATCCTAGTAATGAATTGACCAAGGACAGTATTTATCGTGACACGTTGGATGAAGTCGAATTGATCAACGAAGCTGGTAATGATTTTGACGAAGCTAAAGTAATGGCGGGAGACATGACGCCAGTATTTTTTGGGTCCGCCCTCACCAATTTCGGGGTCGAAACGTTCTTGAAGACGTATCTGCAGTATGCGCCTAAACCCGCTGCTCATAAGACTCGTGATGACCAAGTCGTTCAGCCAACCGACGATGAATTTGCCGGTTTTGTGTTCAAGATCCAAGCCAACATGAACCCGAACCATCGTGATCGGATCGCCTTTGTCCGCATTTGTTCTGGTGAATTTGACCGGGGGATGGACGTGGTCTTGCAGCGGACTGGTAAGAAGATGCGCTTAAACAACTCTACGCAATTCATGGCCGATACCCGTGAAACGGTGGAAACTGCCGTTGCTGGCGATATCGTCGGCCTCTACGACACAGGTAACTTCCAAATTGGAGATACGATTTACGCTGGCAAAAATGCGGTTCAATTCGAAAAGTTACCGCAATTTACGCCGGAGCTCTTCATGCGCGTTACAGCCAAGAACGTCATGAAACAGAAGTCCTTCCATAAAGGTATTGAACAACTGGTTCAAGAAGGTGCCGTTCAGTTGTACACTTCATATTCAACGGGTGACTATATTCTCGGTGCAGTCGGTCAACTTCAATTTGAAGTCTTCAAATTCCGGATGCAAAATGAATATAATTCGGAAGTTGTCATGGAACCAATGGGTAGCAAGACTGCCCGTTGGATCGATCCCGAACAATTGGATGAAAAGATGTCTAGTTCGCGGAATCTATTGGTCAAGGACCGTTACGGGGCACCGCTCTTCTTATTCGAAAATGCCTTTGCCGAACGCTGGTTTGCGGATAAGTATCCGGATGTCAAGCTGACCTCGAAGCTCTAG
- a CDS encoding MucBP domain-containing protein → MSFLDRLKGMLQALNSTEAATSATEAPRSIAAQTAAAPTVNQTEALVLVHHLDQDGNELQAADMIAGTIGEEIHLPAVSITGYHLVHIEGLTRWFTTPQASITLTYERQAGQPVWMYAYDIDRRELIGRPTMYRGKLGTPYEVSAPTVAGFKLLRSVGDVTGEYTTTSKTVLFFYRNQNWQQTDLSTGFVQVNKLTAVYPYPGATTTNYLTKLQPGSTYKTYMRVRLVTHETWYAIGDDQWIPETHLQLTTGDTLLLKLPAGYRVQNKRPVRQTGVVSFVPGKQVHTYIEPYGRYLTTVTHGDTVNLIERMADDNGVVWYRLQDQGYLPGRYLTKLDPPFA, encoded by the coding sequence GTGTCGTTTCTTGACCGACTTAAAGGAATGCTTCAGGCACTAAACAGCACGGAAGCCGCCACAAGCGCTACTGAGGCACCACGTTCCATTGCCGCACAAACTGCCGCAGCACCTACAGTTAACCAAACAGAAGCATTAGTTCTCGTTCACCACCTAGATCAGGATGGCAATGAACTGCAGGCTGCTGATATGATTGCTGGCACCATTGGCGAAGAGATTCACTTGCCAGCCGTCAGCATCACCGGCTACCACCTCGTCCATATCGAAGGCTTGACTCGCTGGTTTACGACCCCACAGGCTAGCATCACGTTGACTTACGAACGCCAAGCTGGCCAACCAGTCTGGATGTACGCCTATGACATTGACCGCCGCGAACTAATTGGCCGGCCGACCATGTACCGGGGGAAATTAGGAACCCCTTACGAAGTCAGTGCGCCGACCGTCGCCGGTTTTAAGCTCCTCCGTTCCGTAGGCGACGTGACTGGGGAATACACGACCACTTCCAAGACGGTCCTTTTTTTCTACCGCAATCAAAATTGGCAACAAACTGACCTCAGTACTGGTTTTGTCCAAGTCAACAAGTTGACCGCCGTTTATCCGTATCCTGGGGCAACTACGACCAACTATTTAACTAAGCTCCAGCCCGGTAGCACTTATAAAACGTACATGCGCGTTCGCTTAGTCACTCACGAGACCTGGTATGCGATTGGCGATGATCAGTGGATTCCGGAGACGCACCTCCAATTAACTACCGGTGACACACTGTTACTCAAGTTGCCAGCCGGCTACCGCGTCCAAAATAAACGGCCTGTTCGCCAAACCGGCGTCGTCAGTTTTGTCCCTGGCAAACAGGTCCACACATACATCGAACCATATGGCCGCTATTTAACTACCGTCACTCATGGTGACACGGTCAATTTGATTGAGCGAATGGCCGACGACAACGGGGTCGTCTGGTATCGCCTGCAAGATCAAGGTTACTTGCCGGGCCGTTATTTAACGAAATTAGATCCACCGTTTGCTTAA
- a CDS encoding LysR family transcriptional regulator, whose product MNLKQLQYFLAVAEEGQMTAAAKRLHVAQPPLSYQIKQLELELGVTLFNRLPQGVTVTEAGKLLVGYAQQLTQLSATAENKVRALAHGVTGTINLGTVSSSAGVMPNTALLKWLGQHPDVQLAITEGNTYELLDDLHKRLLDVAVLRTPFNAQHLVCRYFPAERMAAVIPKRYSRFEKRRQLQLSDLATLPLIKYRRFNELFHVAFLEASVTPTYIMTCDDARTAMHWANHQLGVALVPRSLAETYDGGDVLIRSLADHRFQTQLALATTPEALATPLVAGLMAQFQQAQSLD is encoded by the coding sequence ATGAATCTAAAACAATTACAATATTTTTTGGCCGTGGCAGAGGAAGGTCAGATGACAGCGGCCGCCAAACGCTTGCACGTGGCGCAGCCACCACTGAGCTATCAGATTAAGCAATTAGAACTTGAACTAGGCGTCACCCTCTTCAATCGCTTGCCTCAGGGTGTGACTGTTACTGAAGCTGGCAAGCTACTGGTGGGGTATGCCCAACAGCTCACGCAGTTGTCGGCGACTGCGGAGAACAAGGTCCGGGCCCTGGCACACGGCGTGACGGGGACCATTAATCTGGGGACAGTTTCATCCTCGGCAGGGGTCATGCCGAATACGGCATTACTAAAGTGGTTAGGGCAACATCCCGATGTTCAGCTTGCGATTACGGAAGGCAATACGTATGAGTTGTTAGACGATCTGCATAAACGGTTGCTAGACGTGGCGGTGTTACGAACACCGTTCAACGCGCAACATCTAGTCTGTCGTTACTTTCCCGCAGAACGGATGGCAGCAGTCATTCCGAAGCGATATTCACGGTTTGAAAAGCGGCGCCAGTTACAACTAAGTGACCTCGCTACGTTACCATTGATCAAGTACCGTCGTTTTAATGAATTATTCCACGTTGCCTTTCTGGAAGCGTCGGTTACGCCGACTTACATCATGACTTGTGATGATGCCCGCACGGCGATGCACTGGGCTAATCACCAATTGGGAGTGGCCCTGGTGCCACGGTCATTGGCTGAAACCTATGACGGTGGTGACGTGCTGATTCGATCATTGGCGGATCATCGTTTTCAGACTCAACTGGCCCTAGCAACGACCCCGGAAGCCTTAGCGACCCCATTAGTTGCCGGTTTGATGGCACAATTCCAGCAAGCGCAGTCGCTAGACTAG
- a CDS encoding sulfite exporter TauE/SafE family protein, translated as MIYSLGLMLGVGVIAGIFGAILGIGGGMIVTPILTLGLGLDIKYAIGASIIAVIATSSGSTIAYLRDEMLNLRVAMFLEIATTVGAVLGAVLTGVLNATFLYFLFGALLVFTTYNMIRKLMSKNGELPSVKDDKLATQLNLNGTYYDKALNKQVDYQVENVPGGFSMMFGAGFASGLLGIGSGAFKVLAMDTIMHMPLKPSSATSNLMMGVTAAASAMVYFFNGSIKPGIAAPLAIGIIVGALIGSRIMTRLKPRLIRMIFVPVMLYLGIQMIAKGFGVTI; from the coding sequence ATGATTTATTCGTTAGGGCTAATGCTCGGCGTTGGGGTAATTGCCGGAATTTTCGGTGCTATTTTAGGTATCGGTGGTGGCATGATCGTCACACCAATCCTGACACTTGGTTTGGGATTAGATATTAAGTATGCGATTGGGGCCAGTATTATCGCCGTGATTGCCACGAGTTCGGGCTCTACCATTGCATATTTACGTGATGAGATGTTGAACTTACGCGTCGCGATGTTTCTTGAAATTGCGACGACGGTCGGGGCCGTCCTCGGGGCAGTGTTGACGGGGGTGCTTAATGCAACATTCCTGTACTTCCTATTTGGGGCGCTGTTAGTTTTCACGACGTATAATATGATTCGTAAATTAATGAGTAAGAACGGTGAATTACCGTCAGTCAAAGATGACAAGCTGGCGACACAGTTGAACTTAAATGGTACTTATTATGATAAAGCATTGAATAAGCAAGTTGATTATCAGGTTGAAAACGTGCCGGGTGGTTTTTCCATGATGTTTGGTGCTGGTTTCGCCAGTGGCTTGTTGGGGATCGGGAGTGGCGCGTTCAAAGTGCTAGCCATGGATACGATTATGCATATGCCGCTTAAACCGTCATCAGCAACTTCTAACCTGATGATGGGGGTGACGGCGGCAGCGAGTGCGATGGTCTACTTCTTTAATGGGTCAATCAAACCCGGAATCGCGGCCCCATTAGCTATCGGGATTATCGTCGGTGCCTTAATCGGCTCACGAATCATGACGCGGCTCAAGCCACGCTTGATTCGCATGATCTTTGTGCCCGTGATGCTCTATCTGGGAATTCAAATGATTGCTAAAGGATTCGGGGTGACCATCTAA
- a CDS encoding DUF1634 domain-containing protein, which yields MDKQKTTKAQEMHAVEMMIGYILRIGVIVSAIVIIIGMLLMLIQGNGGYANGMEPHTVADILAGIVALKPYAVIMLGLFLLILTPTLRVAVSIYAFAVEKDHLYVWITTIVLIILIVASVIGYLGN from the coding sequence ATGGATAAGCAAAAAACAACTAAAGCGCAAGAGATGCACGCCGTTGAAATGATGATTGGGTATATTCTACGAATTGGCGTCATTGTTTCTGCAATCGTGATTATTATTGGGATGCTTCTGATGTTGATTCAGGGCAATGGTGGTTATGCAAATGGTATGGAACCCCATACGGTCGCTGATATTCTAGCCGGCATTGTGGCACTTAAACCATATGCCGTGATTATGTTAGGTTTATTTCTATTGATTTTAACGCCAACTTTGCGGGTTGCGGTCTCTATCTACGCCTTTGCAGTGGAAAAAGATCACTTATATGTTTGGATTACGACGATTGTTCTCATCATCTTGATTGTTGCTTCGGTTATTGGGTATCTCGGTAACTAG
- a CDS encoding peptide ABC transporter substrate-binding protein codes for MNFKTAAKVTVVAGASVLFLAACGSSKSSSSSKQTANWTESAELPTMDISKSTDVVSSNALNNTNEGLYRLGKNGKVTPGIAKSTKVTNGGKTYTFTLRKNAKWSNGDKVTAKDFVYGWQRTVNPKTASQYAYLYSGIKNADAIVNGKKPVSSLGIKADGDYKLTVTLDKPIAYFDKLMGFVNFFPQNEKVVKKYGSKYGTSSKAMVYNGPYKMTGWTGTNLSWTLKKNNDYWDKKAVKMDSIKYQVVKDPSTGLNLFNSNKLDFTTLSNEQVKNYKNDKNYLVRKTASTFYVEFNRKDSDKTLAKAFQNKKIRQALSLAINRKSYVNNTLGNGSTVSKGYVSEDLAKNPTTGKDFTTDAAVPSAVDYNLTKAKKLWKEGMKEIGETKLNIKLLSDDTDGGKKSTEFIQGAWEKLPGLTVTNQNVPFKTRLQRSQNGNFDTVISAWNADFTDPISFLSLFTSDNSYNNGKYDSAAYDDAVKKAEGADANNKTARWADMVAAEKQLMNDQGVIPIYQQASATLTRSNLKGIIYNTAGSNYNFKYMSVK; via the coding sequence ATGAATTTCAAAACAGCTGCAAAAGTAACCGTCGTTGCCGGCGCATCCGTACTATTCTTAGCTGCTTGTGGCTCAAGCAAGAGTTCTTCAAGTTCTAAGCAAACGGCCAATTGGACCGAATCAGCCGAATTACCAACGATGGACATTTCTAAGTCCACCGATGTGGTTAGTTCTAACGCGTTGAATAACACCAATGAAGGGTTATACCGTCTCGGTAAGAACGGGAAGGTCACACCCGGAATTGCGAAATCCACTAAGGTTACTAATGGTGGGAAGACATATACGTTCACTTTACGGAAGAACGCAAAATGGAGTAACGGGGATAAAGTTACTGCCAAAGACTTTGTTTATGGTTGGCAACGGACCGTTAATCCAAAGACTGCGTCACAATACGCATACTTATATTCAGGGATTAAGAACGCTGACGCTATCGTCAATGGCAAGAAGCCCGTTTCTAGTTTAGGGATCAAGGCTGATGGCGATTACAAGTTGACGGTCACTTTGGATAAGCCAATTGCTTACTTTGACAAGCTGATGGGCTTTGTCAACTTCTTCCCACAAAATGAAAAAGTGGTTAAGAAGTACGGTTCTAAGTATGGGACGAGCAGTAAGGCCATGGTTTATAACGGCCCTTACAAGATGACTGGTTGGACTGGGACAAACTTGTCATGGACCTTGAAGAAGAATAACGATTATTGGGATAAGAAAGCTGTTAAGATGGACAGCATCAAGTACCAAGTCGTTAAGGATCCTTCAACTGGCTTGAACTTATTTAATTCCAATAAGCTCGACTTTACGACACTTTCCAACGAACAAGTTAAGAATTATAAGAATGATAAGAACTACTTAGTTCGGAAGACGGCTTCAACTTTCTACGTTGAATTTAATCGTAAGGATAGCGATAAGACTTTAGCCAAAGCTTTCCAGAACAAGAAGATTCGTCAGGCCTTGTCATTAGCAATTAACCGGAAGTCCTACGTTAATAATACGTTAGGTAACGGTTCGACCGTTTCTAAAGGTTACGTTTCTGAAGACTTAGCTAAAAACCCGACAACTGGTAAGGACTTTACGACTGACGCTGCCGTTCCTTCTGCAGTTGACTACAACTTAACGAAAGCTAAGAAGTTGTGGAAAGAAGGGATGAAAGAAATTGGTGAAACTAAGCTGAACATCAAGCTTCTTTCTGACGATACTGATGGTGGTAAGAAGTCTACTGAATTTATTCAAGGTGCTTGGGAGAAATTACCTGGTCTGACCGTTACTAACCAGAACGTCCCATTCAAGACCCGTCTTCAACGGTCACAAAACGGGAACTTCGATACGGTTATCTCTGCCTGGAATGCTGACTTTACCGACCCAATTTCCTTCTTGTCACTCTTCACGTCCGACAACTCATACAACAATGGGAAGTATGACAGTGCCGCATACGACGATGCTGTGAAGAAGGCGGAAGGTGCCGATGCCAATAACAAGACTGCACGTTGGGCTGACATGGTCGCTGCTGAAAAGCAATTGATGAATGATCAAGGGGTCATCCCAATCTATCAACAAGCCTCAGCAACGTTGACTCGGAGCAATCTGAAGGGCATCATCTACAACACTGCGGGCTCAAACTACAACTTCAAGTACATGTCCGTAAAATAA
- the opp3b gene encoding oligopeptide ABC transporter permease: MRKYLLKRIFYLFLTLFIVATATFFLMKLMPGTPLQNEAKLTPSEKASILAQYGLDKPVWLQYFIYIGGIFKGSLGLSFQFSDQAVSYLIGSRMGPSMQLGGQAMVVGIVFGIILGAVGAIKKDTWADRLATILSILGIAVPSFVLAILLQYYLGLKAGWFPVAGWEGFAYTILPTLALAASPLAETARFIRTDMVDVLSSDYIELAKAKGLSKFGIVYHHALRNSLIPMVTLIGPLAAALMTGSMVVENIFSVPGIGEQFVKSILVNDYPTIMGVTIFYSALLCLLLLLTDIVYGIIDPRIRLNGNGD; encoded by the coding sequence ATGAGAAAGTATCTTTTAAAGCGGATATTTTACTTGTTCCTGACATTATTCATTGTGGCGACCGCCACGTTCTTCTTAATGAAGTTAATGCCCGGAACACCGCTGCAAAATGAAGCTAAATTGACCCCTAGCGAAAAGGCGTCGATCTTGGCCCAATACGGGTTGGACAAACCTGTTTGGTTGCAATACTTCATTTACATTGGCGGGATCTTCAAGGGGAGCTTAGGGTTATCCTTCCAGTTCTCTGATCAAGCTGTCAGTTACCTGATTGGTAGCCGGATGGGACCATCGATGCAGTTAGGTGGTCAAGCGATGGTCGTCGGAATCGTCTTTGGGATTATCCTAGGGGCCGTTGGGGCCATCAAGAAGGATACTTGGGCCGACCGTTTAGCAACCATCTTATCGATCTTAGGGATCGCAGTTCCGAGTTTCGTGTTAGCCATCCTGTTACAATACTACCTCGGCTTAAAGGCTGGTTGGTTCCCTGTTGCTGGTTGGGAAGGCTTCGCTTACACGATCTTACCAACGTTAGCTTTGGCCGCCAGTCCGCTGGCCGAAACGGCTCGGTTTATCCGAACCGACATGGTGGACGTGCTGAGTTCGGATTATATTGAGCTAGCTAAAGCCAAAGGGTTGTCGAAGTTTGGCATCGTGTATCACCATGCGTTGCGGAACAGTTTGATTCCAATGGTTACGCTGATTGGACCATTGGCCGCCGCCTTGATGACGGGTTCAATGGTTGTTGAAAATATCTTCTCAGTACCTGGGATTGGGGAACAATTCGTTAAATCAATTCTGGTTAACGACTACCCAACCATCATGGGTGTGACGATTTTCTATTCAGCACTCCTTTGCTTACTATTATTGTTGACCGATATTGTCTACGGAATTATTGATCCGCGGATTCGTTTAAATGGAAATGGGGACTAG
- a CDS encoding ABC transporter permease: protein MAENPSSIDIKPGDFEPLDKQAGPDNERIAAPSLTFGQDVWRRLKSNKTAFISFIVLVFLFLVAFGGRAVYHVDPNAQSPRYANLPPKIPGVSIHGLNGHLTQSGKDVDAYAAAGAKSDVHYLLGTDYLGRDLLARIMYGTRISLEIALIATLIDLTIGVGFGILSGWKGGRVDLFMQRVIEILSSIPQLVIMVLMATAFTKTGMASIIAAIAITGWTTMARLTRAQTLQLKNQDFILAARTLGESPVKIAWKHLLPNLSSVIIIQTMFTIPSAIFFEAFLSYIGIGISSPQASLGTLISDGQKNFQFLPYQMWYPAIVLIILMLAFNLLGDGMRDAFDPKSKR, encoded by the coding sequence ATGGCAGAAAATCCAAGTAGTATCGATATTAAGCCCGGCGACTTCGAGCCGTTAGATAAACAAGCGGGTCCTGATAATGAACGGATCGCAGCACCTTCCTTAACGTTCGGCCAAGATGTATGGCGGCGATTGAAGTCTAACAAGACCGCTTTTATCAGCTTTATCGTGTTAGTATTCTTATTCTTAGTGGCATTTGGTGGACGGGCAGTCTACCATGTTGATCCTAATGCACAGTCGCCACGGTATGCGAACCTCCCTCCGAAGATTCCGGGTGTTAGTATCCATGGCTTGAATGGTCACTTGACTCAATCTGGTAAGGACGTTGATGCATATGCGGCGGCCGGTGCAAAGTCTGACGTGCATTATCTTCTCGGGACTGATTATCTGGGCCGGGACTTACTGGCGCGGATTATGTATGGGACCCGGATCTCACTTGAAATTGCGTTGATTGCTACTTTGATTGACCTGACGATTGGGGTCGGATTCGGGATACTCTCCGGTTGGAAAGGTGGGCGCGTCGATTTATTCATGCAACGTGTGATTGAAATCCTCTCGTCCATCCCACAATTGGTTATCATGGTGTTGATGGCCACGGCCTTCACGAAGACTGGGATGGCCTCAATCATTGCGGCCATCGCGATCACTGGTTGGACCACGATGGCCCGGCTGACTCGGGCACAGACCTTGCAATTGAAGAACCAAGACTTTATTTTGGCTGCGCGGACACTGGGTGAATCACCCGTCAAGATTGCTTGGAAACATTTGTTACCAAACCTTTCAAGTGTCATTATTATTCAAACGATGTTCACGATTCCAAGTGCGATCTTCTTCGAAGCGTTCTTGAGTTATATCGGGATTGGGATCAGTTCACCCCAAGCTTCATTGGGGACGTTGATCTCTGATGGGCAGAAGAACTTCCAATTCTTGCCATATCAGATGTGGTACCCAGCCATCGTGCTGATCATCTTGATGCTCGCCTTTAACTTGTTAGGTGACGGGATGCGCGATGCGTTTGATCCAAAGTCAAAACGTTAG
- a CDS encoding ABC transporter ATP-binding protein, which yields MEKPENVIEVRNLEINFHTYAGEVKAIRDVSFDLRKGETLAIVGESGSGKSVTTRSLMGLLAPNAEIKRGSIMFHGEDIIKKSEKDMQHIRGKDIAMIFQDPMTSLDPTMRIGMQIAEPLMKHKGLKKKEAIAQALEMLKLVGITNPEGRINDYPYQFSGGMRQRIVIAIALVCYPEVLIADEPTTALDVTIQAQILDLMKDLQNRIDTSIIFITHDLGVVAGMADRVAVMYAGKIVEYGTVDEIFFNPQHPYTWGLLNSMPTLDTESGSLSAIPGTPPDLLEPPVGDAFAARSDYAMKIDTEKEPPFFKVSDTHYAATWLLHPDAPKVTPPAEIVRRQQKFAAMQKPQAPISNPVAKE from the coding sequence ATGGAAAAACCAGAAAATGTGATTGAGGTCCGCAACTTGGAAATCAATTTCCATACTTATGCGGGCGAAGTTAAAGCCATCCGTGACGTTAGCTTTGATTTACGTAAGGGTGAAACCTTGGCAATTGTTGGTGAATCAGGGTCTGGTAAGTCAGTGACGACACGTTCACTGATGGGCCTGTTAGCACCTAATGCTGAAATTAAACGTGGGAGCATTATGTTCCACGGTGAAGATATTATTAAAAAGTCCGAAAAAGACATGCAACACATTCGTGGTAAGGATATTGCCATGATCTTCCAAGATCCAATGACATCATTGGACCCAACAATGCGGATTGGGATGCAGATTGCGGAACCTTTGATGAAACATAAGGGTTTGAAGAAAAAAGAAGCGATCGCCCAAGCGCTAGAGATGTTGAAATTGGTTGGGATTACTAATCCTGAAGGCCGAATCAATGATTATCCATACCAATTCTCAGGCGGGATGCGGCAACGGATTGTGATTGCGATTGCATTGGTCTGCTATCCTGAAGTCCTGATTGCTGATGAACCAACGACTGCCTTGGACGTGACGATTCAAGCCCAGATTCTGGACTTGATGAAGGATTTACAAAATCGAATTGATACGTCGATTATCTTTATCACCCATGACTTAGGTGTCGTGGCCGGAATGGCTGATCGGGTCGCAGTGATGTATGCCGGTAAAATCGTGGAATACGGGACAGTCGATGAGATCTTCTTCAATCCACAACATCCTTATACCTGGGGGTTACTCAATTCGATGCCAACCTTGGATACTGAAAGTGGCTCATTATCAGCGATTCCAGGGACCCCACCAGATTTGTTGGAACCACCAGTTGGTGACGCCTTTGCAGCGCGGAGCGATTACGCGATGAAGATTGATACGGAGAAGGAACCCCCATTCTTTAAGGTTTCTGATACCCATTACGCGGCGACCTGGTTACTACATCCAGATGCCCCCAAGGTAACGCCACCTGCTGAAATCGTTCGGCGTCAGCAAAAGTTTGCGGCCATGCAAAAACCGCAAGCACCAATTTCAAATCCCGTAGCAAAGGAGTAA
- a CDS encoding ABC transporter ATP-binding protein, whose translation MPDERKKILEVRHLKQYFNVGKKDEVRAVDDVSFDIYEGETFGLVGESGSGKTTTGRSIIHLYEPTDGEIIFDGKDVSKLHTKKERHEFRREIQMIFQDPYASLNPRMKVKDIVAEGIDIHGLAKDDADRTKQVEDLLETVGLNKDHSSRYPHEFSGGQRQRIGIARALAVEPKFIIADEPISALDVSIQAQVVNLMKELQVKQNLTYLFIAHDLSMVKYISDRIGVMHYGKILEIGPADEVYNHPLHKYTESLISAVPVPDPEFERNRKQVPYDETTEHDGKKRRMVEIAPGHFVRATEDEIPIYTKRAVDAGLITEFSE comes from the coding sequence ATGCCTGATGAACGTAAAAAAATTCTAGAAGTTCGCCATTTAAAGCAGTATTTTAATGTCGGCAAAAAAGATGAAGTCCGGGCCGTTGATGACGTCTCCTTTGACATTTATGAAGGTGAAACATTTGGGTTAGTTGGTGAATCTGGTTCAGGAAAGACCACGACCGGACGTTCCATCATTCACTTATATGAACCAACTGATGGTGAAATCATTTTTGACGGTAAGGACGTTTCCAAATTACACACTAAGAAGGAACGCCATGAATTTCGCCGGGAGATCCAAATGATTTTCCAGGACCCATACGCCTCATTGAATCCACGAATGAAAGTCAAGGATATCGTGGCGGAAGGGATTGATATTCACGGTTTAGCCAAGGATGATGCAGACCGAACCAAGCAAGTTGAAGACTTATTGGAGACGGTTGGTCTTAACAAGGACCACTCTAGTCGTTATCCACATGAATTTTCAGGTGGTCAACGTCAACGGATCGGGATTGCCCGGGCGTTAGCGGTAGAGCCTAAATTCATCATTGCTGATGAACCAATTTCTGCGCTGGATGTTTCGATTCAAGCCCAAGTGGTTAACTTGATGAAGGAATTACAAGTTAAGCAGAACTTGACTTATTTATTTATTGCGCATGATTTGTCAATGGTTAAGTATATCAGTGACCGGATCGGCGTTATGCATTACGGTAAGATTCTGGAAATTGGGCCTGCGGATGAAGTGTATAATCATCCGTTACACAAGTACACCGAGAGTTTGATCTCGGCGGTGCCGGTACCTGATCCAGAGTTTGAACGTAACCGTAAGCAGGTTCCTTATGACGAAACGACCGAACATGACGGTAAGAAGCGGCGAATGGTCGAAATTGCACCAGGGCACTTTGTCCGGGCAACTGAAGACGAAATCCCGATATACACCAAGCGGGCTGTTGACGCGGGGTTAATTACGGAATTTTCTGAGTAA